From one Planococcus citri chromosome 3, ihPlaCitr1.1, whole genome shotgun sequence genomic stretch:
- the LOC135839895 gene encoding uncharacterized protein LOC135839895, with amino-acid sequence MEEYPLMFMNTPASLQYLTSAEMALMVWRCKYASTSHLYDTPRSFLGGNLRKFGCKEVLVVPIPRRIEALINDHILRIGGDLYSWIEFHADDRKFLDGSCAEEFCRYFKHLVVDFTGSIGFKASAENILNSGEFSDDVLNYEIACTFCLEDQVKRFWPSVENDARIKDVKFGHDTCYLLYWHGCMKSGNSINDAELAKILILHTVGSHGYNGTAFDYFYKMLPDHERESVFEFLISEAGYVYTALIFYSSSFHKLDRFQAERLFKRAAGWIFTFLFEEEYYFQFALRLWTRMGHLVLEDASISHRVIDALWEALHAGYEFNYIHDLMVEIWSDASDELKSYISDGYLTYGYDCGFS; translated from the coding sequence ATGGAAGAATACCCCCTAATGTTTATGAATACGCCGGCTTCGCTGCAATATCTCACGTCAGCCGAGATGGCTTTAATGGTATGGCGATGTAAATACGCGAGTACGAGTCATCTATACGACACCCCTAGATCATTCTTGGGGGGAAATCTGCGAAAATTCGGCTGCAAAGAAGTACTCGTTGTTCCGATTCCGCGTCGCATCGAAGCGCTGATTAACGACCACATTCTAAGAATTGGCGGCGATCTGTATTCTTGGATCGAGTTTCATGCTGATGATAGGAAATTCTTGGATGGAAGTTGTGCCGAAGAATTTTGCCGATATTTTAAGCATCTAGTCGTCGATTTTACCGGTTCCATTGGCTTTAAAGCGAGCGCCGAAAATATATTGAATTCGGGCGAATTTAGCGACGACGTGCTGAATTATGAAATCGCCTGTACGTTTTGTTTAGAAGACCAAGTCAAGCGGTTCTGGCCTTCGGTAGAAAATGATGCGAGAATAAAAGACGTAAAGTTTGGCCACGATACGTGCTACCTATTGTATTGGCATGGATGTATGAAATCAGGAAATTCGATCAACGATGCCGAGTTGGCTAAAATACTGATTCTGCACACTGTCGGGAGCCATGGCTACAACGGAACAGCGTTCgactatttttataaaatgttacCAGATCACGAAAGAGAATCCgtatttgagtttttaatctCGGAAGCTGGTTACGTATATACAGCTCTTATATTTTACTCTTCATCGTTTCATAAATTGGACCGATTCCAAGCTGAAAGGCTATTCAAACGTGCGGCTGGTTggatttttacgtttttattcgAGGAAGAATATTATTTCCAGTTCGCGCTTCGATTGTGGACTCGTATGGGACATTTAGTACTGGAAGATGCCTCGATATCCCACCGAGTCATTGATGCTCTGTGGGAAGCGTTACATGCAGGGTATGAATTCAATTATATCCACGATTTGATGGTAGAAATCTGGTCTGATGCTTCGGACGAATTGAAAAGTTACATTTCGGATGGTTATCTGACCTACGGTTACGACTGTGGATTTTCCTAG